Proteins from a single region of Carassius carassius chromosome 25, fCarCar2.1, whole genome shotgun sequence:
- the LOC132104205 gene encoding alanine and arginine-rich domain-containing protein-like: MNSETQYEDSVSSMVLENIKNKLLHAFRSSAELRTSAETAIHPIGKSFQVNEELRRAKIDGAITWLRSELLEMHSQDRQLAQTLLGLDQEIQRLRRENGSLLLDADSADHL, encoded by the exons ATGAACTCCGAAACTCAATATGAGGACTCAGTATCCAGCATGGTTCTGGAGAACATCAAGAACAAGCTGTTACATGCTTTCAGATCATCAGCAGAACTAAGAACCTCTGCTGAGACAGCAATTCATCCGATCGGAAAGAGTTTCCAAGTAAACGAAGAGCTTCGGAGAGCCAAAATAGATGGCGCCATAACTTGGTTAAGATCAGAACTG CTGGAGATGCACTCTCAGGATCGTCAGCTGGCTCAGACTCTGCTGGGACTCGATCAGGAGATTCAGAGGCTCAGACGGGAGAACGGATCTCTGCTCCTGGACGCTGACAGCGCTGACCACCTGTGA